Proteins found in one Lachancea thermotolerans CBS 6340 chromosome C complete sequence genomic segment:
- the PRB1 gene encoding proteinase B (similar to uniprot|P09232 Saccharomyces cerevisiae YEL060C PRB1 Vacuolar proteinase B (yscB) a serine protease of the subtilisin family involved in protein degradation in the vacuole and required for full protein degradation during sporulation), whose translation MKLQTALPVAVVASVGAALVLPDLEEASNTVALKVKDVITAGESIVSSFSKQMTKDAASKGESVELSPLVSSSGKYLAIPHRYIVVFKQNLSPEEVDFHKQIVSEAHLQSVAKLESTHEFFTSTENFVEDRDFELDYQRSFSAQTREGGIQDSFDVSGLLTGYIGYFTDEIVDFIRMNPLVDFVEQDSVVFAQEFGTQNGAPWGLSRISHREKLNLGSFNKYLYDDDAGKGVTSYVIDTGVNVDHKDFEGRASWGKTIPTNDLDQDGNGHGTHCAGTIASKHYGVAKNANVVAVKVLRSNGSGSMSDVVKGVEFAAKSHQDAVKENKKGFKGSTANMSLGGGKSPALDMAVNAAVKAGIHFAVAAGNENQDACNSSPASAENAVTVGASTLADDRAYFSNWGKCVDIFAPGLNVLSTYIGSDTATATLSGTSMASPHVAGLLTYFLSLQPDSDSEYFHAAGGITPSQLKKKLIAYSTKNVLGDIPDDTVNYLIFNGGGEGLDDFWGKESVVDEVEDTISSEIESFIDALEEKTDVLYEEIREVFDHMNII comes from the coding sequence ATGAAGCTACAGACAGCCTTGCCCGTTGCCGTCGTGGCCTCTGTGGGTGCCGCTCTTGTCTTACCTGACTTGGAGGAGGCATCTAACACCGTTGCGTTGAAGGTTAAGGACGTCATCACAGCAGGTGAGTCCATTGTGTCATCTTTCAGCAAGCAGATGACTAAAGATGCTGCATCGAAGGGGGAGTCAGTTGAGCTGTCGCCtcttgtttcttcaagcggCAAGTACCTGGCAATTCCACATCGCTACATCGTGGTGTTCAAACAGAATTTGTCGCCCGAGGAGGTCGACTTTCATAAGCAGATTGTCTCAGAAGCGCACCTGCAATCAGTGGCCAAACTCGAATCTACTCACGAATTTTTCACGTCCACTGAGAATTTTGTAGAGGATAGAGACTTCGAGCTCGACTATCAGCGTTCCTTCTCCGCTCAGACCCGCGAGGGCGGCATCCAGGACTCGTTTGACGTCAGCGGTCTTTTGACTGGCTACATTGGATATTTCACAGACGAGATTGTGGACTTCATCCGTATGAACCCACTCGTTGACTTTGTTGAGCAAGACTCGGTTGTTTTCGCTCAGGAGTTCGGCACTCAGAATGGCGCTCCATGGGGTTTGTCGCGTATTTCCCACCGCGAAAAGCTCAATCTTGGgagcttcaacaaatacTTGTATGATGACGATGCCGGCAAGGGCGTTACTTCGTACGTTATCGACACAGGTGTTAACGTCGACCACaaggattttgaaggaagagcttcttgggGCAAGACTATACCTACAAACGACTTGGACCAAGATGGTAATGGACACGGTACACACTGTGCTGGTACTATTGCCTCGAAACACTATGGTGTTGCCAAAAACGCTAACGTGGTGGCAGTCAAGGTTTTGAGATCAAATGGTTCTGGTAGCATGTCCGATGTAGTTAAGGGCGTTGAATTTGCTGCAAAGTCACACCAAGATGCCGTTaaggaaaacaagaagGGTTTCAAGGGCTCCACCGCTAATATGTCACTAGGTGGCGGAAAGTCACCAGCCTTGGACATGGCTGTGAACGCAGCTGTTAAGGCGGGCATCCACTTTGCTGTCGCGGCTGGTAACGAGAACCAGGACGCCTGTAActcttctccagcttctgcCGAGAATGCTGTCACTGTCGGCGCCTCAACCCTGGCGGATGACAGGGCATACTTTTCCAACTGGGGGAAGTGCGTGGACATTTTCGCACCGGGCTTGAACGTCCTTTCTACGTACATCGGCTCCGATACTGCAACTGCCACTCTGTCAGGTACCTCTATGGCTTCGCCCCATGTTGCTGGTTTGCTAACATACTTCCTCTCTCTCCAGCCAGACTCCGACAGTGAGTACTTCCACGCTGCTGGCGGCATTACCCCTAGccaattgaaaaagaagctaaTCGCCTACAGTACCAAGAATGTGCTTGGTGACATTCCCGACGACACCGTAAACTACCTGATTTTTAACGGCGGTGGCGAGGGCCTCGATGATTTCTGGGGGAAGGAGTCTGTCGTTGATGAAGTCGAAGACACAATATCATCTGAGATAGAGTCCTTTATTGATGCGTTGGAAGAGAAAACCGATGTTTTGTACGAGGAAATTAGGGAAGTTTTCGACCACATGAACATTATTTAA
- the FUM1 gene encoding fumarase FUM1 (highly similar to uniprot|P08417 Saccharomyces cerevisiae YPL262W FUM1 Fumarase converts fumaric acid to L-malic acid in the TCA cycle cytosolic and mitochondrial localization determined by the N-terminal mitochondrial targeting sequence and protein conformation), whose amino-acid sequence MFKLTAEVANKSLSGSPKTRLISTSSAISQKCRVETDAFGEINVPADKYWGAQTQRSLENFKIGGARERMPEPVVRAFGILKKSAAIVNESLGTLDPKISKPIQQAADEVISGKLVDHFPLVVFQTGSGTQSNMNANEVISNRAIEIVGGKMGTKSIHPNNHCNQAQSSNDTFPSVMHIAAVTEITHSLLPELTALRDSFATKSKEFESIVKIGRTHLQDATPLTLGQEFSGYVQQLTNGISRVEQSLIHLKFLAQGGTAVGTGLNTKVGFGEKIAEQVSKETGIDFKTAPNKFEALAAHDAIVECSGALNTLACSLFKIANDIRYLGSGPRCGYGELSLPENEPGSSIMPGKVNPTQNEAMTQVCVQVMGNNAAITFAGASGQFELNVFKPVMISNLLSSVRLLGDACYSFRVHCVDGIEANRDKIAKLLHESLMLVTALNPKIGYDAASKVAKNAHKKGITLKESALELKVLTSAEFDQWVVPENMVGPK is encoded by the coding sequence ATGTTCAAACTAACCGCTGAGGTGGCCAACAAAAGCCTTTCGGGGAGTCCTAAAACCAGGCTGATTTCCACATCGTCTGCTATCAGCCAGAAATGCCGGGTTGAGACGGACGCTTTTGGCGAGATCAACGTGCCAGCTGATAAGTACTGGGGCGCGCAAACTCAACGCTCGTTGGAGAACTTTAAAATCGGTGGCGCCCGCGAGCGCATGCCCGAACCAGTTGTGAGAGCATTCGgtattttgaagaagtctgCAGCAATTGTCAACGAATCTCTTGGAACGCTTGACCCGAAAATTTCTAAGCCCATccaacaagctgctgacGAGGTCATTAGTGGCAAGCTCGTGGACCACTTTCCACTGGTAGTCTTCCAGACTGGTTCTGGTACTCAAAGTAACATGAATGCCAATGAGGTCATCTCTAACAGGGCGATTGAGATAGTTGGCGGAAAGATGGGCACCAAGAGTATCCACCCAAACAATCACTGTAACCAGGCGCAGTCTTCCAACGACACGTTCCCCTCGGTCATGCATATCGCGGCTGTTACCGAGATTACACACTCACTACTTCCAGAATTAACCGCTTTGAGAGATTCCTTCGCTACCAAGTCAAAAGAGTTTGAATCCATTGTCAAGATCGGCAGAACTCATCTGCAGGATGCTACTCCTCTTACCTTGGGGCAGGAGTTTAGTGGATACGTGCAACAATTGACGAATGGTATTTCGCGCGTCGAACAATCGCTCATTCAcctcaagtttttggcccAAGGTGGTACTGCCGTTGGCACTGGCCTAAACACCAAAGTTGGGTTCGGAGAAAAGATCGCTGAGCAGGTTAGCAAAGAAACAGGTATTGACTTCAAAACGGCACCCAACAAATTCGAGGCATTGGCTGCTCATGACGCTATTGTTGAGTGTTCTGGTGCCTTAAACACTTTGGCTTGCTCTCTCTTCAAGATTGCAAACGATATAAGGTACCTTGGTTCTGGTCCCCGCTGCGGTTACGGTGAACTTTCGCTGCCAGAAAATGAGCCAGGCTCCTCGATCATGCCCGGTAAAGTCAATCCAACCCAAAATGAGGCCATGACCCAAGTTTGTGTCCAAGTTATGGGCAACAACGCTGCAATCACTTTTGCTGGCGCCTCTGGCCAATTTGAACTGAATGTTTTCAAGCCCGTAATGATATCCAACCTCTTGAGCTCGGTCAGATTGCTGGGCGATGCGTGTTACTCGTTCAGAGTTCACTGCGTCGACGGTATTGAGGCTAACAGAGACAAGATCGCAAAATTACTTCACGAGTCTTTGATGTTGGTTACCGCTTTGAACCCCAAGATCGGCTACGATGCTGCCTCAAAGGTTGCTAAAAACGCTCATAAGAAAGGCATAACTCTGAAAGAGTCTGCCCTTGAACTGAAAGTGTTGACTAGTGCTGAATTTGACCAGTGGGTAGTTCCTGAAAACATGGTGGGCCCAAAATAA
- the PCM1 gene encoding phosphoacetylglucosamine mutase PCM1 (similar to uniprot|P38628 Saccharomyces cerevisiae YEL058W PCM1 Essential N-acetylglucosamine- phosphate mutase a hexosephosphate mutase involved in the biosynthesis of chitin), with the protein MLDTKTLETLYETHCKSGFTYAYGTAGFRYKADVLDTVMFTTGVLAGLRSIYLEGRTVGVMITASHNPPEDNGVKIVDPKGEMLEQSWESYATDLANSATQSFTAFLAYLQNLVSELGLDTDALGSLAVARDSRESGPRLLHALLNGSRVLPNIRITDYGLLTTPQLHFLTSKRNELPNDTAIDRFFYYKEFLSAWDDITALCGIQSLPYKLEIDAANGIGAPRVKEMLSTHKFFDGVFRVVNDDWETPASLNHLCGADYVKTNQRLPYGIQANNDCQRICCSFDGDADRIVFYFCDSEGQFRLLDGDKMATLFAKFFQDILSSANLQERLSLGVVQTAYANGSSTHYIERVLGIPVTCTPTGVKHLHHEAINYDIGVYFEANGHGTVVFSKKFDEVVNSGLSNKHQSDSSLQSLEVLSKFANLINQTVGDAISDMMGVLAVLSILKWTPQKWNQEYTDLPNKLVKVLVPDRTVFKTTNAERQLLSPLGLQPKINALVAEYHQARSFVRASGTEDAVRVYAEASTREEADSLASRVSQVVEHNG; encoded by the coding sequence ATGCTAGATACAAAAACTCTTGAGACACTTTATGAAACCCATTGCAAGTCAGGATTCACTTATGCATATGGAACCGCCGGTTTTCGCTACAAAGCAGATGTTTTAGACACCGTTATGTTTACTACTGGTGTCTTGGCCGGTTTGCGATCCATCTACTTAGAAGGCCGCACCGTGGGCGTAATGATTACTGCATCTCATAACCCGCCAGAAGATAACGGTGTTAAAATCGTGGATCCTAAGGGCGAGATGCTTGAGCAAAGCTGGGAATCTTACGCCACTGATCTTGCCAACAGTGCCACGCAGAGTTTTACCGCATTCTTAGCGTATCTCCAGAACCTCGTGTCCGAGCTGGGCCTTGACACAGATGCTCTTGGAAGTTTAGCGGTCGCTCGCGATTCAAGAGAGTCAGGTCCCCGCCTTCTCCACGCTCTTTTAAACGGCTCACGAGTTTTGCCCAACATCCGTATTACAGACTACGGTCTACTAACGACACCTCAGTTACATTTCTTAACGAGCAAAAGAAATGAGCTACCCAATGACACCGCTATCGACAGGTTCTTTTACTACAAAGAGTTTTTATCTGCGTGGGACGATATCACCGCCTTGTGTGGAATCCAATCCCTCCCTTACAAATTGGAAATCGACGCTGCCAATGGGATCGGTGCCCCCCGCGTGAAAGAAATGCTTTCTACAcacaagttttttgatgGTGTTTTTAGGGTAGTGAATGATGACTGGGAAACGCCGGCGTCGCTTAACCACCTATGTGGTGCTGACTATGTCAAAACTAACCAGCGTCTTCCCTATGGGATCCAAGCGAACAACGACTGCCAACGCATATGCTGCTCATTTGACGGCGACGCAGACAGAATTGTTTTCTACTTTTGCGACTCCGAAGGCCAGTTCAGGCTCCTTGACGGCGACAAAATGGCAACACTGTTTGCCAAGTTTTTCCAGGATATCTTGTCGAGCGCGAACCTTCAAGAACGTCTCTCTTTGGGCGTCGTGCAGACCGCTTACGCAAATGGCAGTTCCACTCACTATATTGAACGAGTGCTAGGAATTCCAGTTACTTGCACACCAACGGGTGTGAAACACTTGCATCATGAAGCTATTAATTACGATATCGGCGTCtattttgaagccaacGGTCACGGCACAGTGGTGTTCtccaaaaaatttgacgAAGTTGTCAACAGTGGTCTCTCAAATAAACATCAATCGGATTCcagtcttcaaagtctGGAGGTTCTATCCAAGTTTGCCAACTTGATTAACCAAACTGTTGGCGATGCCATCTCCGACATGATGGGCGTACTAGCTGTCCTTTCAATTCTAAAATGGACACCCCAAAAGTGGAACCAAGAGTACACAGACTTACCCAACAAGTTAGTCAAAGTTCTTGTGCCAGATAGGACGGTTTTCAAGACTACCAACGCCGAGCGACAACTATTAAGCCCACTTGGCCTACAACCTAAGATTAACGCACTCGTTGCTGAATATCATCAAGCCAGATCCTTTGTGAGAGCCAGCGGAACTGAAGATGCTGTAAGAGTTTACGCTGAAGCCAGCACTCGTGAGGAAGCCGATTCTTTGGCTTCGAGAGTTAGTCAAGTTGTCGAGCACAACGGCTAG
- the KEL3 gene encoding Kel3p (similar to uniprot|Q08979 Saccharomyces cerevisiae YPL263C KEL3 Cytoplasmic protein of unknown function) produces the protein MAKKNKKDKEAKKARAELKNKKNLEKAEVKDKKRSKKLNSEDDDDLDIDEILENFRKEQELFQEVVVTPVKRPSPRSNVCMVPNPSHGKRELLIFGGEYTNQTSSTTTFYNELFTYSLDTDQWKKITSRNAPMPRSSAAAAGHPSGVVLIHGGEFSSPKQNTFYHYSDSWLLDCSSKEWTKIDQKNGPSARSGHRMTVWKNFFVMHGGFRDLGTSTTYLNDCWLFDITTYKWKQVEFPPNHPVPDARSGHSLIPTQEGAIVWGGYCKIKAKKGLQKGKILTDCWYLRMKSDITGIRWERRKKQGFQPSPRVGCSMAHHKGRGILFGGVYDYEETEEGLSSEFFNDLLSYQVEANRWYSIKMRPQKKKIVAASKSAKSKDDELVGILNDILQKANLADEENEENESDSEIEKELHRLDEEELLGHQQKQYPVVAQLPHSRFNAATTVVDDTLFIFGGSWEYGERDFSIDSFYSIDLNRTDGVRVFWEDLEEIEKAKDQGLEEDEEEEEEEDDDDEDDEEETLDEELIAEMEDDKQEEEEQEEEEEEEEAGPEIPDPRPWLPHPKAFETLRAFYIRTGAEFLQWAISNNRSAKGKHLKKQSFDLSQDRWWERREQVRIEEDKLEEMGGVENIIERDSSHSTKRR, from the coding sequence ATGGCtaaaaagaacaagaaggaTAAGgaagcaaagaaagctcGTGCCGAGCTtaagaacaaaaaaaatctCGAAAAGGCCGAGgtcaaggacaagaagagaagcaaaaagctcaattcTGAGGACGACGATGACTTAGACATTGACGAGATCCTCGAGAACTTTAGAAAGGAGcaagagctctttcaagaagtggTCGTAACTCCCGTGAAAAGGCCTAGCCCGAGAAGTAATGTGTGTATGGTGCCAAATCCGTCGCATGGAAAGCGCGAACTGCTTATTTTTGGTGGGGAATACACCAATCAAACCTCATCTACAACAACGTTTTACAATGAGCTTTTCACCTACTCCTTAGATACCGATCAATGGAAGAAGATAACTTCCAGGAACGCACCAATGCCGCGATCATCGGCCGCAGCTGCGGGGCACCCAAGCGGCGTAGTATTAATTCATGGCGGTGAGTTTTCGTCTCCCAAACAAAACACGTTTTACCACTATTCAGATTCCTGGTTACTGGACTGTTCAAGCAAAGAATGGACAAAGATTGaccaaaaaaatggacCTAGCGCTCGTTCAGGTCACCGCATGACCGTCTGGAAGAACTTCTTTGTGATGCATGGAGGGTTCAGAGACCTGGGAACATCAACTACTTACCTTAACGACTGCTGGCTTTTCGACATTACGACTTACAAGTGGAAGCAAGTTGAATTTCCACCCAACCATCCTGTTCCGGACGCTAGATCGGGACATTCTTTAATTCCGACGCAGGAAGGTGCGATAGTTTGGGGCGGTTACTGCAAAATAAAAGCTAAGAAgggtcttcaaaaaggtaAAATCCTAACTGATTGCTGGTACTTAAGAATGAAATCTGATATTACAGGAATTAGATGGGAAAGACGCAAAAAGCAAGGATTTCAGCCGTCGCCTAGAGTTGGTTGTTCCATGGCCCACCACAAAGGCAGAGGGATTTTGTTTGGAGGTGTATATGACTACGAAGAAACCGAAGAAGGATTGAGCTCCgagtttttcaatgacttgCTCTCATACCAAGTTGAAGCGAACAGATGGTACTCCATTAAAATGAGAcctcagaagaagaaaatagtcgctgcttcaaaaagtgcCAAGAGTAAAGATGATGAATTAGTTGGAATACTAAATGACATTCTTCAGAAGGCCAATTTGGCTGATGAGGAAAACGAGGAAAACGAAAGCGATAGCGAaatcgaaaaagagctgcacaggcttgatgaagaagaattgTTAGGGcaccaacaaaaacagtATCCCGTGGTTGCTCAACTTCCTCACTCACGTTTCAACGCTGCCACCACTGTAGTTGATGACACCTTGTTTATATTTGGCGGATCTTGGGAATATGGCGAGAGAGATTTCTCAATTGATTCTTTCTACAGCATTGACTTGAATAGAACTGATGGTGTTAGAGTATTCTGGGAGGACCTTGAGGAGATTGAAAAGGCAAAGGATCAAGGATTagaagaggatgaagaagaagaagaagaagaggatgatgatgatgaagacgatgaagaagagactttggatgaagaactAATAGCTGAGATGGAAGATGataaacaagaagaagaagaacaagaagaagaagaagaagaagaagaggcggGGCCAGAAATTCCTGACCCTAGACCGTGGTTGCCTCACCCCAAAGCGTTTGAAACCCTTCGTGCTTTCTACATTCGTACAGGCGCCGAGTTTTTGCAATGGGCGATTTCAAACAACAGGTCCGCCAAAGGGAAGCACTTGAAAAAACAGTCATTTGATCTTTCTCAAGACCGTTGGTGGGAGAGGCGTGAGCAAGTGAGGATTGAGGAAgataaacttgaagagatgGGTGGAGTCGAAAACATCATTGAAAGAGATTCCTCTCATTCAACAAAAcgaagatga
- the SOM1 gene encoding Som1p (similar to uniprot|Q05676 Saccharomyces cerevisiae YEL059C-A SOM1 Protein whose overexpression suppresses the imp1 mutation may be required for the function of the Imp1p mitochondrial inner membrane peptidase and/or the protein sorting machinery): MAPPTLVFGKEELKGIWEKAAEPCFLKALVQNECEFNGHEYVCTPFKRLFKECGAGKRIVRIEVTDQDTNHLAFDATVTRFWESSRRCT; encoded by the coding sequence ATGGCACCACCTACACTAGTGTTTGGAAAAGAGGAATTAAAGGGCATATGGGAGAAGGCCGCTGAGCCctgttttttgaaggctctAGTCCAAAATGAATGCGAGTTCAACGGACACGAGTACGTATGCACACCATTCAAgaggcttttcaaggaatGTGGAGCGGGCAAGAGAATAGTTAGGATAGAAGTCACGGATCAAGATACGAACCATCTGGCCTTTGACGCCACTGTCACGCGATTTTGGGAATCCAGCCGGAGATGTACGTGA
- a CDS encoding KLTH0C11440p (similar to uniprot|P53296 Saccharomyces cerevisiae YGR177C ATF2 Alcohol acetyltransferase may play a role in steroid detoxification forms volatile esters during fermentation which is important in brewing), with the protein MDSLKERGHARPLGHLENYFSITQRQKLYANFSMYCELSKPCSPKQLAYALRSICLQNPILVHQVLPKHWPNHLEYYASDEFLAQPTLQHEDMRLLDNVLLSDIVMNEQEEYGTVVSEAIEEFSQNGGQYSKKIFDIIADIRIPYGDPLKPNWRLLCFPEGESNLWRKFIYITNHCSSDGRSAANLMRDLSEQLNHVPETLPDSDIIFNYSSDYEGLRKLPDPIENRIDYKPPISYLLQLLSSSYVRDYLGYYSKGPLVTRIDEVGENKTYYSYFLNFSAEQMKTIKQKLKSRLPGCTMTPFLQACWLTSMYKSGRVFSKSMREWFFDVVITMNTAQMLPDDPELRSMYKYGSNVGGTRYNYLISSFNVGEDKDAFWSLVDYYQGVFNSAMEKKHYLFPLGALMLDSLREKSNMDKVIMDDLLGKPRQGVILSNVGYFQQKKETDGYYVRDLVFAQSLGSLRHTFVCNSCTTDVGGMNIVACAAQGSVASEHDWADVCELFKEQTLAL; encoded by the coding sequence ATGGATTCGTTAAAAGAGCGGGGACATGCACGGCCATTAGGTCATTTGGAAAACTACTTCTCAATAACCCAGAGGCAAAAACTATATGCGAACTTCAGCATGTATTGCGAACTAAGCAAGCCCTGCTCTCCTAAGCAACTCGCATATGCCCTTAGATCTATTTGCCTGCAAAATCCAATTCttgttcatcaagttcttccCAAGCACTGGCCAAATCATCTTGAGTACTACGCGAGCgatgagtttttggcaCAGCCTACGCTACAACATGAGGATATGCGCCTTCTTGACAACGTGCTGCTCTCAGACATTGTAATGAATGAACAGGAAGAATATGGTACAGTTGTTTCGGAGGCAATTGAAGAATTTTCACAAAATGGGGGCCAgtattccaaaaaaatcTTTGACATTATAGCTGACATCCGCATACCTTATGGAGACCCTCTCAAGCCAAATTGGAGGTTGCTCTGCTTCCCGGAAGGCGAAAGCAATTTATGGAGAAAGTTCATATACATCACTAATCATTGTTCCAGCGATGGCCGCTCTGCCGCGAACTTGATGCGCGATCTCTCCGAGCAACTCAATCATGTTCCAGAGACTCTACCTGATAGCGACATCATCTTCAATTATTCCTCAGACTATGAAGGTTTGCGTAAACTACCTGATCCTATTGAAAATCGGATTGACTACAAGCCGCCTATCTCATACTTGTTGCAATTACTATCAAGCTCTTATGTGAGAGACTACCTGGGCTACTATTCAAAAGGGCCGTTAGTCACTCGAATCGACGAAGTTGGTGAAAACAAGACTTATTATTCatactttttgaattttagCGCTGAGCAAATGAAGACAATTaagcagaagctgaagtCGCGTCTTCCTGGCTGCACGATGacgccttttcttcaagcctGCTGGTTAACCTCGATGTATAAATCGGGTAgggtgttttcaaaatccatGAGAGAATGGTTTTTCGACGTGGTGATAACTATGAACACAGCTCAGATGCTGCCAGATGATCCTGAACTTAGATCAATGTATAAATATGGGAGCAATGTTGGTGGTACACGATACAATTACCTTATCTCATCCTTCAATGTTGGCGAGGACAAGGACGCTTTTTGGTCATTAGTCGATTACTACCAAGGTGTTTTTAACAGCGCCATGGAAAAAAAGCACTACCTTTTTCCGCTGGGGGCACTCATGTTAGACAGCTTGCGCGAAAAATCAAACATGGACAAGGTCATAATGGATGATTTACTCGGAAAGCCTCGCCAGGGCGTAATTCTAAGTAATGTCGGATACTTtcagcaaaaaaaagaaaCTGATGGGTACTATGTCAGGGATCTCGTATTTGCTCAATCGTTAGGCAGCCTGAGACACACTTTTGTCTGCAATTCATGCACCACTGATGTTGGTGGTATGAATATTGTTGCGTGCGCGGCTCAAGGTTCTGTGGCAAGCGAACACGATTGGGCCGACGTTTGTGAGCTGTTTAAGGAGCAAACACTCGCTCTATGA